The Pseudomonas sp. FP2309 genomic sequence GGCTTCATCGACCCACTTGGCTTCGGCGGGCCAGATGTGCTTTTCCAGCCAGGTCATCAGCGGCAAATCGTCAGCCAGGCCGCGAAACAGGCTCATTGCCGCATGCCCGTGGGCATTGATCAGGCCGGGGCTGAGCAGCATGCCGGGCAGCTCGCGCACCTCGCCGGCCGCAAGCTTCAACGCCGCGGCCCGTGGTCCGATAAACGCAATGCGCCCGTCGCGGATGCCCAGGGCGTGCTCTTTGAGCACCACGCCGGCAGGTTCGACCGGTACCAGCCAGGTTGGCAGCAACAGCAAGTCGAGCGGGGCGGCAGTGGCGGTCATCGCAGGCTTCTTCCCAGGCAGCTATAAAAGAAGGGCGAAGTATACCCGAGCGTCCTGGCTGGCGGATCGCTATAATCGGCGGCTTTGTTTATGAGTGCGGAGTATCGGATGCGCGATCGACTGTTGGCTGCGGAGAAAGTGAAGGCCATCGATTGGCGCGATGGCACGCTGCACCTGCTCGATCAGCGTGCCTTGCCCTCCCGTGAAAGTTGGGTCGCGTGCGCCACGGTAGACGAAGTGGCTGCCGCGATTCGCGCCATGGTGGTGCGCGGTGCGTCGGCCATTGGTATCAGTGCGGCCTATGGCCTGGTGCTGGCCGCCCGCGCGCGTATGGCCGAGGGCGGCGACTGGCAGGCCGCGTGGGAAGAAGACTACGCACTGCTGGCCGATAGCCGCCCCACCGCCGCGAACTTGTTCTGGGCCCTCAAGAGCATGCGCGACCGCCTGGACCGTGTGAAGAAGCACGCCGACCCGCTCGCGGCGCTCGAAGCGCAAGCCATAGCGATCCACGACAGTGATCGCGAGGCCAACCTCACCATGGCTCAACTCGGCGTCGAGCTGATCCGCAAGCATCAGGGCAATGCCCAGGCGATCCTCACCCACGGCAATGCTGGCGCCTTGGCCAGCGGCGGCGTGGGTACGGCCCTTGGCGTGATCCGCGCGGCGTTTCTGGAAGGCATGGTCGAACAGGTCTACGTCAACGAAACCCGCCCCTGGCTGCAAGGCTCGCGCCTCACGGCCTGGGAGTTGGCGGGCGAAGGCATTCCGGTCACGGTCAATGCCGACTCGGCCGGCGCGCATATCCTTAAGACCAAGGGCATCACCTGGGTGATCGTCGGTGCCGATTGCATCGCGGCCAATGGCGATGTGATCAGCAAGATCGGCACGTACCAGTTGGCGGTGTGCGCCATGCACCACGGTGTGCGCTTTATGGTGGTGGCACCGAGTTCGGCGCTGGACCTGATGATGACCAGTGGCGATGATGTCGCCCTGGAAGCGCGCGATGTGGGCGAGTTGCTGGAGATTAACGGCCAGCGGTTGGCTGGGCCGGCGGTTAACCCAGTCTTCGATGTGACGCCGGCGGACCTGATCGATGTGATCGTGACCGAGAAAGGCGTCGTCGAGCGGCCCGATACGGTCAAGCTGGCCAAATTGATGTGCCGCAAGCGATTGCATTGAGGGGGGTGGGCGTTGCAAGTCAATAAAACCTTCAGATCCGCGCCCCCAAAAACGGTCTCCATCCGGCTCTGAGCCTCTCAGGTCCCCCACAAGCCTGTCATCCGTCAAATTACTAGCCTCCATGCGCATCAGGGGGATAGGTGCGTGGCGGCGATTGTGATAACATCCGGCGGTTTCCAGGGCTGCCCCGAGGGGTGGTCTATAACGTGCAGATCCGTGTCATAACTCGTTGATTTGTCGTAAG encodes the following:
- the mtnA gene encoding S-methyl-5-thioribose-1-phosphate isomerase produces the protein MRDRLLAAEKVKAIDWRDGTLHLLDQRALPSRESWVACATVDEVAAAIRAMVVRGASAIGISAAYGLVLAARARMAEGGDWQAAWEEDYALLADSRPTAANLFWALKSMRDRLDRVKKHADPLAALEAQAIAIHDSDREANLTMAQLGVELIRKHQGNAQAILTHGNAGALASGGVGTALGVIRAAFLEGMVEQVYVNETRPWLQGSRLTAWELAGEGIPVTVNADSAGAHILKTKGITWVIVGADCIAANGDVISKIGTYQLAVCAMHHGVRFMVVAPSSALDLMMTSGDDVALEARDVGELLEINGQRLAGPAVNPVFDVTPADLIDVIVTEKGVVERPDTVKLAKLMCRKRLH